The following is a genomic window from Colletotrichum lupini chromosome 5, complete sequence.
GCCCCAGCCATGACTGAATCTCATAACCCGAACCCCAGTCGTTCTCAGACCAAGGCTAATGCCGTTTCTTCAACCGTATCTCTCGTCTCTTTTCTTCCTCTTATTCGTCTGAGCAGATCCGTCTACTGCTCCTCCTGGACGACGACGCCCCACTCGTGCTGCTCGCCACCGTACATGATGTCCTTCATCCACTTCTTGATCTGGAGGGTGTACTCGCCACCGACGCCTTCGCCGCCCATGCCCATGTTGGCATCCTTGCCACGGTGGTGAATCAGGGAGATGGGGCAGATGAAGAACTGAGATGGCATTAGCAAGTCGTCTGGGCGAGAGGAAGCAATGATCAAAACTTACAGCAGTACCGGCGGCAAAGGACTCGACGATGCGGCCCTCCTCGTGAGCCTGAATGACCTCATCGATGGTGTATCTGCGCTCAACAATGTCGACGCTGTCGCCGAGGCGCTCGCGGGCGAGCTGGAGAACGCTGCGTCTCGTGACACCGTCGAGAATCAATCTGTCGTCGAGAGGCGCGGTAATGATCTCCGTCCTGCCGGTCTCCTTGTTCTTCCACACAACAAAGAAGTTGCTGGCACCGGCCTCGGTGCAGTACTGCTCCTGTCCGTACAGCCAGAGAATCTGGCCGAACCCACGGCTGCGGGCCTCGACAGTAGCCAGCAGAGAAGGGCCGTAGTTGGCACCGACCTTGGCGTAGCCGAATCCACCAACCCAGGCGCGAACCATATCCTCGGGACTCGTGTGGAGCTTCATGCCGCCGACGGGAGAGTCCATGACAGGCATATAGGTGCAGATGATGTAGAGCATGGCCTCGGAAGGTGCCTGAACGCCGAGCTGGGGCTGAGTTCCGATCATAGTAGGGCGGAGGTAGAGGAAGGATCCGGGACGCTCGCGAGGCAGCCACTTGGGGCCGTCGACGGCCATGAGGGCGATGATGAGCTTCTCGAGTTCGGCGGGAGGGAAGGAGGGCAGGGCGATGCGGGTGGAGGACATGAGCATGCGCTCGCAGTTGCGGTCGGGGCGGAACAGGCGAAGCTTGCCGTCAAAGCCGCGGAAGACCTTGAGACCCTCGAAGCATTCGGTGGCGTAGTGCAGGACGGAGGCAGTCGGCATGAGGGAGATGGGGCCGTAGGGCTTCAGCTCCGGGGTGGACCAGCCAGTGCCGACCTTCCAGGTGGCAGCGACCATGTGGTCGGTGGCGATGGTCTCGGAGCCAGCGTTGGCGGAGGCAGGATCGGGGACGGCACGCGGGTTCTGGGTACGGTTGTAAATGAGCTTGGAGGCGTCGAGCTCCTGGTAGGCGGGCTTGGTGCCGTTGGAAGCCTTGCCATTGGGAATGGCCTCGAGCTTATGCTCGATGGCGGACGATGTCAGATCGATGTCCTGGTTGCCATGGTGCAGACCGGGAGAGATGGTGCCGGGAGCCATTGTGGTTGTTGAGGTTAGTCTGATGTTTGTGTGAGAGACCGATGTAGTGGATATATGAAGAATCTCGGAGTTGGCGGGGTCGAGGGGTCGATTTGCCGTTACTTGAACCAAGTAACAGGTAGTAGCACTGGCTAGAGAAAAGACACAAGCAATATGTGTCTATGTAAGAGGAAAGACACAGGGAGGAAAAGATTCGGCTTAAGATGGAGAAGGAAGAGAACAAAGCCACGGGGTCAAGTTGTAGGAGTGACGGCAAGAGCTTAAGTAGGACGGGTTTGTCACAGTTTGGCTTGGCTCAAGGTTCTAGTGACAGATGGAGCAGGTGACTCAAGGGCCAATGCAGAGGGGCAGCGGGTCCGGTCTTGGAAAGGGCGTTTTCAGATAACAGGGAACATCATGGAGAATTTGACCTGTGCAGTGCATGGAGCATGGATGTGGATGGGGTGGGAAGGGTAAGGGGAGGACGATACCTCGCAGAGTACCTTAAGGTGTGTGATGTAAGGCAAGGTGGTACGAATGCCTACATACACacggaaagaaaagaggaacAAGCAAACCCGTCCGTCTGAAGTGGTTGCTGGGTACGGATACTCCGTGTCGTTGGTTCCATGGGTGGTTGCCAGAGGGCACGAAGTAAACCAGATGCGTGCAAGAAAAGAGACCAGCAGACGCCAACGGTTCAGAAATTGATCCATGCCCTAGTCAAGTCATGGATCGATCATGGATGGATGGTGGACCACGGGAAGATGGTGGACTGGAACTTTCAAGCCAAGGCGGCCGATATGCTGCATGGCTTTTTGTCGTTGGTATGCCGTCGCTTGCCCGGGGGATCCACATGCGGAAAGGTCGCCAGATGGAGGCAGCGCCGTAAGCCCCTTGAGATTTCCTTTCCGCCATTGTCTTATTATTCTGTAGGTACCACACGGAGTAGAGGACAGTAATTCTGGACTCTGGAGAGCGTTGTGCCGATGTTCAACGTCGAGGGATGGCAATGCCGAGCCCGcgtactttttttttctttcgaTGGAGTGGAGCCGGGCCGGGACCCACCAGCGCGTGAGCAATTGTGAAGCGTCGGTGGCAGCGGTTTGAACTTTGGGGGATccgggatgggatgggactGTTTCTCTCAcatctcatctcatctcTCGCCCTTTCCAACTTTCGCCAGTGCGTCGGGCGATGATCGAATCGAAGCCCGTCCTTTGATCGAGGAAGGATTGTCTTGCTGCTCGAGTCCCCACACAGACATGCCGTTCTTCAGAGATAAGCCAGTTACCAGACTACCAATCCGAGTCTGAGGATGGCCAAGAAGAAGGGAAAAAAGACCTGAAGGAAAATTCGGATCCCACAGTTATCCGCTAGAGCCGGAGCCATCCCACCTCGAGATGGCTACAGATAATACTGCCGTGACTGCGCAGCGTCTAAAGACCAGCAAAAGATGCGACTTGTTGCAAGGGACATGATCGAAAAAAAATCTGTGACGAAACAAGAGGTCAAGCCGCGGTCGCCCATTCGTCGGGGCATGGTTTGTTAGTCAATGGCGCGTCAGGTACATGCTGTCGTACACCGCAACGCAATACAGCAAGCAGCAGCGGCAGTAGCAGCGCCGGTCCAAAGTGTAGCAGGGAACTGCCTGACGGGAGGGAATGCTGTACGAGAAGGCGATGCACCTCCAGTTTGTCCCACCACAAGCCGTCGGCCGGGCACGGCTCCAGTCGGTCGACGTCCTGGTGCCCCATTGCGGCTTTGGTGCGCGCGGTCCGAAGCCGAACGGTGCTGCACTCCAATTGTAGTAGTGTATGTACCGTGGTGTGCATGGCTTCAGCATCGGACTTGGAGTTCGGCTAGTGTAGATGTTGTTTTGATGTCTCATTCGACCTCGCTCGAACGCAACAGACGATGACTCCGAACACATTGGCTACCCGATCAGCATCATTCCGGGTGCAGCGAGTATGTTGTCATATTCAGGGGATGAACATGGGCGAGGTCCGACATCGCAATGATCAAGCGCGCCCTACTTGTCCAGTCCGCCCTTTTTGCCCTTTGGGTTGACAACTATTGACATGGCCCGACAGGGTTTTGATGCGGCCGATCGAGTCAATTGAGGTCATCCCCGGTGATGATGGCGTTGTCTTTTCGGGAGGATGAGACGTAAGGGCACATTTGGCCTCGGGACCTCGCGATTCGCGAATATGACGGAAAGGAGAGTGCGGAATTCACATCGTCAAGTTCGTCGCCAAGATGTCAAGGTTCcaattattattattgttGTTGAGAGGCGTGCAGCTGAAAGATACATGCATTGAGGTACCTCACTTACTTGCCGTGGAGGGAAGGCGAGGTCAACCAAAGAGCGGAATTGGAAGCAAGTGTAATCGCTATCTGGTCCTTCCTTCCATGTCAGTTGTCCCTTCCATTCTCGGTTTCCCATGTTACCCCTCCCGCGGATAGCCGAGTGTAGGCGATGACGTGGGGAATCAAGTCCGAGTAACCACAATGGAAGGCACGCCGCACAGTTGACCACTGCTTTCCTTCTCTTTCAGTCCCAATGGTCAGGTAGGTAGCAACCCCCCGTGCTCCCCGCCTCGTGCTTTCCCCCTCCATCGTTTAAATCTCTTCAACAGATCCCAACCCGAATTTCCTTCTCGAACATTGGATCGTATCGGTTGGGTTGGCGGAGGCGAGATCCCTCAAGGTGCCGAGTGTAACCATTGAGGCAGGTGTACCTAGCGTCTCCTGGCACTGTACATCTTCTCTCACACGATACACCACCAATGCGAACCTCCTGCATGCATACTTCT
Proteins encoded in this region:
- a CDS encoding branched-chain amino acid aminotransferase is translated as MAPGTISPGLHHGNQDIDLTSSAIEHKLEAIPNGKASNGTKPAYQELDASKLIYNRTQNPRAVPDPASANAGSETIATDHMVAATWKVGTGWSTPELKPYGPISLMPTASVLHYATECFEGLKVFRGFDGKLRLFRPDRNCERMLMSSTRIALPSFPPAELEKLIIALMAVDGPKWLPRERPGSFLYLRPTMIGTQPQLGVQAPSEAMLYIICTYMPVMDSPVGGMKLHTSPEDMVRAWVGGFGYAKVGANYGPSLLATVEARSRGFGQILWLYGQEQYCTEAGASNFFVVWKNKETGRTEIITAPLDDRLILDGVTRRSVLQLARERLGDSVDIVERRYTIDEVIQAHEEGRIVESFAAGTAFFICPISLIHHRGKDANMGMGGEGVGGEYTLQIKKWMKDIMYGGEQHEWGVVVQEEQ